The genomic window ATTTGAATGTGACTAGTTAGTAGTACATGTCTcctctaacacacacacacacacacacacacacacacacacacacacacacacacacacacacacatacacacacacacacacacgctgtACCAATATGCAAGACAAACAACAGTTGGCGTTACCTTCCCAAGACTAGAAATGCTGGTTATTCAGGTCAGACAGGTGTAGTGTTCCAATCACTGCTACCTCATCCACCACACAtttagcacacacacaaataacaTACCTTACACAATGATACAATCTCTACTACACACATCCTACACTGGTTAATCACATTCACACATTAACTACTCCATAGTAACACATCATTACTGGTGCCAGCCAGCCTGTGTGTATGTCTCCTATAACACTTGTCCCCTTTATGTACATCAAAGGATTCCTTCACTAATAGAAACCTTACAATGGCTATAATGAAGTGTAATTAATATCACTGCATGCTTGAAGAAGTTCAGTGAATACCACCGCTGTAGTTGTCATTTCTACATTATACATATTTGTGTAATGTTCCCATCACCAGTCCCCATATGTTAGATCACACAAAGGTCGTTCAGTAACATTGGTCCATGTTCTTGGCCATTATGAAATAGAAATACAAACATAATTTTTGTGCTCAAGTCTTGCTTAAAATCAAACGTATATGACGTTCAACAGATATTCCAATAGCCGATATTATCAGGCCAATCCGATATGGTAGCATAGACCTTTTCTCTAACAATTTGTACTCATTTAGTTATAAAGTGACGAAGTATCAACAGCCGACATTACATTAACAGGCATTGCTAGGATATTATTAGATCACAAGTGCCCTTAAATAGATGTTTATGTACATCTGTATCTGCTACTTGTTGACACATGTTACTGATCCGATACCAATATGCCAATATAGCTGATAACTGATAGCTTATTATCGGTGCATCTCTAGTTATGAGTATAATTgggaccaggcctgcgaaaatcaTACCCCGCTACAAAACTGGtgatatctcagtattggaatagattgtttacattctgtaacttgtattgtagAGCCAACTACATGTTTAGTAAGAGCTGAAAGTTGTATGTCCATAGCATAATgccataaaaagttatgagtcatgaaagtttgaacaagtaggcaaattttatgtgcccacatgtcctatttttgcACATGCATACTTCCTGGCCATAAAAGTTCAACTGATGCCAACAAACAACTTAGCACATGAGCAACTGGGGACGAGACAGGTTTTGCAAGATGTTTACCTCTCTGTGCTTGTTCTATTGTAGTTAGTGGGAAATGTATGTATTCACAAGGTGTGTGTACATTAACACTCAGTCGTGATGTGATATTGCCTAACAGTCATGTATTACAATCACTACATTGTAATTCTTTCACTAAGCACATCATCATGACACTACAATCACACGACACACCATGCATACAAGATTCAATTGAACTCTTTGTGTTCACTCATTGCTAACTGTAACTTAACACTTGAAGTAGCATAGTCCATGTGTATTGTTGTACCTGGGCTGGTAGTGTAATCAACTCACCCTACATTGATTATCCTACAATATAGACTACATGTTATTTGTATTACAAGTAGACTTACCTTATATGAGTTACCACAactgagtgtgtgtgtgtactaatagtaatttaaactaaCTGCAGGGTGTATAGTACTATGTAACCATAAGTTTGTGTAGTTTGTTTAGTGTCATTAGTTTCTGTGTATGTTGTTTGTACGTATGTTTGTGGATGTTGGTACTGTTTACTGCTAGGTGTGTGTCTGTAGTATcgaacagtatggtagtactgttaaagtagggatccccccgaAAAAGACGGGCACTGCCTAAAGTGCCgtcttcaaaaatcatcctagacaCATCTTAcgccacgaaaatcacctttacggaataatattagtccatctaacatgaattacaacattaaaaacaagaaaacacttaccagtgACCAGatgtagaatttttttttaaattgcctaAACTTGAAGTTTGGtttgcctcactcactcactcactgaccgcagtcacaagcctagaggccataCAAAGCAGTGCAtgaccattttatgccacaataacaaactcaccagtgggatatacctgttggggttccaacaagtgtaggccctctgtgtcTTGtcgtttcttttatcttcagccATACCGATGCATTAGTTTTCTGTATCTAcactttcagcagcatatttagacactacagaattatttcagggccggatttcagaagcactttaGTCCCAGCTCTACtgtaagaggtatactagctagatatctgcaacttcacgattgAGATGCCGTacacgataggtttgcaaccacacccatcaaataaagatctaggtgtgATGGAGtgcggagaccacacctcttactCTTAACCGTAACAATCTAGCTAATTACTtaataacagtaaacaagatgacctcaccccttaactattggtctagctagctgcacaccagTTTGTTggctcgagatactctaatacaacagtcatgtatgatattctaatagaacagtcacaagttacactgcaACTAGCTGTGCTGCAACAAAaatctaaacaaactagtatttttaaaattattaatttaaggGATCCCTATGCAACaaaaaaagtagcgaaacaagagatgaatgatggtattacagcatagctcagtgggaaagtccctactttggcacattagcataacaattattttgttcaatgccaaagtagggactttttcacctagctatgctgtaataccattattcatctcttgttttaccaTGTGTGTGTCTTCAGtcgtgtgtgcatagtgtgtgtgtgtgtgtgtgtgtgtgtgtgtacgcgtGCATATGAGTGTGTACGCGTGCATACGAGTGTGTGTGTACGCGTACATACGAGTGTGTGTGTACGCGTACATACGAGTGTGTGTGTACGCGTGCATACGAGTGTGTGTGTACGCGTGCATACGAGTGTGTGTGTACGCGTGCATACGAGTGTGTGTGTCGgttgtgtaatgtgtatgtgcgtgcgtgcgtgcgtgcgtgcgtgcgtgcgtgcgtgcgtgcgtgcgtgcgtgtgtgtgtatgaggtTGGTGCTGATACCTGTATAGTATAGAGTTACTCTGAAGTTCAAATAGTAGTTCAAGCAAGCTATGTCCTTTGTACCATCAAGCCATAAGTTGTGTAGTTTGTTCATTAGTTTCTATGTATGTTATTTGTACATACGTTAGAGACTCTTGCTcctctgtgtgtgcgtgcgtgtatcCGTCCGTCCGTGCTTGTGTGTGTTACCTGTATagttactctaatggaacagtcactgtTGAAACTGTGTTATTGTCATAAAGACTACATTATTGATTTGTATGTGTTTGATGTAtttaacatgtatttcatgtatTTAACATGTATTTCACATACAGTTAACACTCTATTTCACTACAGGACACATTCCGGTTTCTCGGTGGCAAGCCAGTCAATGCTAGTATCAGATTGACAACGGAGAGACACTTATTCCTCTTCCAGAGGTTACTGTTAATGACTaagaagaaagaagatcacTTTGTGTGCAAACAACGCATTAATGTATGTAAATGTGTCTGTCCAtcagtctgtctgtctgtgtgtattaTAGTACAGAAGTGTTCACATACAGTCAGCTGGTTGTTATGAATATCATTAAGGTGCTAACCTGTTTATCCCTTGACCTGTGCTGACGTAGTGTCCCCTATCTTTATGTACTGTTAGTGTTGAGTTGTACTGTGTCTGAGGTGATGGGATACACTAGGGAGTGTTGTGTGttctgtgtagtgttgtgtcaTGTTGTGGGTCAAGGGGTGCCTTTCTTTGTaccatgtgtgtgttgtgggtTGAGGGGTATCTTTGTTTTGTCATAAGTGTAATGGTGTGTTGTATGATTGATAACTGGTTTGTAACAACTTGATGGAAAGTGATTATtgcacgtgtgctgacagtttcATTATATAATATTAGTGATCGGTTAATATAGTAGGTTGTAGTTAGCAATGAAACACATAGTCATGACGATTATTGGCAGAATTTCAATTTGACAGATATGCCATTTAAATTGCCTGCCAAGTAGACCAAATATACAGTGGTCCATCTATTATCCAAAATTGTTGGGCTCTGAGTGCATTCAGATAATCGAAAAGTTTTGGATATACTGAACCTCGTTccattactctaatataattcACACCttacacaaaatactctaatagaacagtcatcagaTAACAGAATGTTTGACTAATTGATTGCCAGAGAGACCACTCTGTAGTATTGCTTGCATTATATAGGTATGCATTTTATGTGTGGGTGAATGTGTATTGGTATTTttcgtgtgtgcgtgtgttgtaTTACCAGTGTATGTggtatgtatgttgtgtgttaTCTTGTAGGTTGAAGACCTACAAGTGTTAGGCTCCATTCCCAGATATCCGTCATGTTTTCAACTGAGACAAATATCCACTACCAGGGTGTTCACATTTCAGGTGAGCTCATTGTTATATGTAGTGTAAGCTAGTGTGTCTAAAGTGTAGTGTATCTAAAACGTAGTGGTGACAGAGTGTTGCCATGCTTTTACACTGCATGGGTACAATGCAAACTCTTTCAAATTCCAATGTATGCTGTATAGTGGAACAGTGTTCACATGTTATCATCCAACAGGCTCGTACTGTGTCACTCAAAGATGACTGGGTGAAGGTGATCAACAGAATATTAGTGGATAGTGTTGATATGGACATTCCTAATAGGGTAAGTATTGTACTAGTGTCTTGTATGTGTATGTTATGTAATTTGAGACAACATCAGGATTAAAAACAAAGATGCCGGCCAGGTAGAATATCACATACTTAACTTATCCTGTAAACCTGCATTGAACTTTTGTagaatgtgtgtttacacaatgtgggaACACCTGCCAACATTACGGTACAAATAAGTTTGTTTGCTTGATAGTTCAGGTACACAAGAAGAACTTATTTAATGGATTAATAACTTTAAAGAAGTTTGTACAGTGAATTAACTAATCTGCTACCTGTGCAAAGTCTTGTAATGGACAAGAAGACTTTATATTACTAAATTTAATTATTCTTCCCCTAATTGTACCATATGTGATAGTGACATGACCTTTATCAGTCAGTTGTTGTTACTCCACGTCTGACCTTCATTTAGCAGTGTCAACAATGTGTTCTGTTCACTGTAGGCCAAACTATTACTGTTTGCTGGAATACCGGCTAGCGgtaagtgtgtgttgtgtgtgtgtgtgtgtgtgtgtgtgtgtgtgtgtgtgtgtgtgtgtgtgtgtgtgtgtgtgtgtgtgtgtgtgtgtgtgtgtgtgtgtgtgtgtgtgtgtgtgtgtgtgtgtgtgtatcatatGGTATGGGAGCACTCGATTTGGGGTGCACTTTCctaccaaaaaaaatttttttatatcAAAAAACAAACTCACAATACCCTGTACAGGCTGTACCTCCATAACACCTTGGaattattggttaggtataaccaagcctaagCATGTCTTCTGTATATCTGGAAATGCttctaatatatatatttttttaagtcagcagaattttctactcactgactgactcactgatgactcactgactgatgccttcagagaaGCGTccctcaataatggctaaagaAGGCTATAGCTTAAgtttttcattattattattagatgTTACTTTAGTAGTTTGACAGGTGCCTATTAGCATACTACACATAATGGACTCACCTTAGTTCTCCTTTGTGCTTCACTGGCAGTGCAAGGTGTCGATCCACGGTAACACATGATGGCttgcttccctacatttgtacgGTTCCAAATTTTCCATAGTACCGGCAGAGGCGCTTCTCATACTATCCTTCATTTCTAACGTTGTGTAGCAGGCTGAACGTAGCCGAAAGCAAAACATATTGACTTTCCAATAATTAATGGTTGGGGCACAAGTTCAGGCGAGAAAAATTAAGTCCAgtgtcattctttcttttgatgcggtgtATGCGAGAGTTCATCAGTTGTGATTATTATTACAAAagaagtaaataaacaagttcAAAGATATTTTTTTGGGAATTTTAAGtcaaattagggatcatagaaaaaagtattGATACAAGTTGATGTTCCCTGTACCTACAGATATACCTTATTTGGTCATGGAGTAGGTTGtgtatctgtaggtgtaggtgacctcacttgtttcactacttgttatttctatgatccctaattgaacctTGTACTGTAAGCACATATCAGGTTGTACCCATATATGGTAGTATTCTGATCATAATAGTTGTGTTACACAGATCATCACAGTCTCACTCCTGATATGGGCAAGAAGAAGAGACATGGAACATTAGGTTAGTAACTGACTGTAGTCTCATTATGTAATGATTAGGGTCAGTTCTGAAGCCAGCGTCAATATTAGTTGATTGACAAATTGCtgtatagtgggttattttcaAAGTAGAAACTTTCGCAGAAGAGACAAtatctgaattttgaaggttTAATTTTAAATAGTGTACATTTTGAAAATAAATGGaaattcatgtcacaaatgTGTGATATGTCTGCATGCTTACCAACAACTTACTAATGGAGTAATTCCCATCCCAATGTACTGGAGGAAGTCTGGGGGAGTCTCAAGTGGAGCAAATTCTAATCGGCCACTGGCTCGATCACATGTCAGTTCTCAACAATGGCAGGTCTGTGATCAGCTGTTCAATGATACTGCTAAACCATTACAATCACTAATACTGTGCTAAAACACAAGCTCGGAGCGATGCCAGTCATGTGAACTTTTAATTATGCCATTTTATTTTCAAGCAGGAggtaatttatttttgaagagaagAGCCTCTTCAAAATAATCCAAACAAAAAACCATTTGAAAATAACCTGAGATACGGTAGTGATGCTGAAACTTAAGTTGGTATAGTCGGCTTTGTACACAGTGAGCAGGTCTCAGTACAATGTTAATCTCATGATGTTGTTTCATATTCCAGATGTTGCTAGTGGCAAGAAAGTACAGAAATCTAGTTCGGTTAGTTATCACCTCATTGCATGGCGTTGATATTGTGTGTGGTGTAACATTGCACTTGAATTTATTAAACTTGTTGAGTTGTACATtgataactgctctattagagtagttgactgactgactgttctattagagtaacttaaAGAATTGATATTATTATGTTGTTGCTGTATAACATCAGAGTGGATTATAAACTGGTTGTCATTGATTTGACATCAGACCACACTATTACCTATTGGACCAGTCAAGCATGGCTGACCACTTTCTGCTAAAAGGatgaatatactctaatataacagtggTGTTTGAGTTAGTTGTCTGGTGAATGCTCGGTGACTGACCATTATAATCCTCCCTTGATAATAGTTCCACGTAGatctgggcggtattgaaaaatagcaaatggtataccttccataaaaagtatcacggtattactaaatattacggtattactaaatattacggtattaatgtaaaagccattagtattaaagtaactgccatttacctcaacaaaagcaccaaatacccatggtagctcagcaaacctcaggtacaaattaccacaaacaaacttgtttacatagtttggttagctgactacatcagcacctgcctacaaacattgtcacatgtctggttaccttctaaatatgggatgaaacaagcccacagggaggccatagtgcccagacggtATGGTGGTATTAAAAAAAGCAGGTGGTATCAAAACctgtatgacttaaatatcacagattacaaacaataccagtatatcgcccagctctagttCCACGTTAGGAAAAAGATTATCAATACTGTATTCTTTATTGCTCTTTATTTCTTCCACACAGTTCCGTCGACAGAACACACCATATGTAAGTAGACAATTGTATTGTGActgtttgtgtattgtgtgtaaaCTGTTTATATGTACAGGTATATTGACATACTGTAAGCCTCTAAATGTTTGTAGTTATTTCATGTGTTTCACATAGCAAAATCTCACCACACTTTCTTACAGGACCACCACAAGGCTAGACCATTACATGTAGGGAGAGCAGAGTCACCAGATGAAGCAGCATTTCGTAGCAGAGCTCACACGACAGCCACCACCACCAGCCACAAGTCTTATCTTAAAAGTAGCAGCTTGTTACGTCATGAGAAGGGACACTCTAAATTACCAAATGTCACTAGGAATGACCAGACAGATGCAGTAACACCATGttagtctctgtgtgtgtgtgtgtgtgtgtgtgtgtgtgtgtgtactgtagtgtgtgtgtgtgtgtgtgtgtactgtagtgtgtgtgtgtgtgtgtgtgtgtgtgtgtgtgtgtgtgtgtgtgtgtgtgtgtgtgtgtgtgtgtgtgtactgtagtgtgtgtgtgtgtgtgtgtgtgtgtgtgtgtgtgtgtgtgtgtgtgtgtgtgtgtgtgtgtgtgtgtgtgtgtgtgtgtgactgtagtgtgtgtgtgtgtgtgtgtgtactgtagtgtgtgtgtgtgtactgtagtgtgtgtgtgtgtgtgtgtgtgtgtgtgtgtgtgtgtgtgtgtgtgtgtgtgtgtgtgtgtgtactgtagtgtgtgtgtgtgtgtactgtagtgtgtgtgtgtactgtagtgtgtgtgtgtgtgtgtgtgtgtgtgtgtgtgtactgtagtgtgtgtgtgtgtgtgtgtgtgtgtgtatgtgtgtactgtagtgtgtgtgtgtgtgtgtgtatgtgtgtactgtagtgtgtgtgtgtgtgtgtgtgtgtagtgtgtgtgtgtgtactgtagtgtgtgtgtgtgtgtactgtagtgtgtgtgtactgtagtgtgtgtgtactgtagtgtgtgtgtgtgtgtgtgtgtgtgtgtgtgtgtgtgtgtgctgtagtgtgtgtgtgtgtgtgtgtgtgtgtgtgtgtgtgtgtgtgtgtgtgtgtgtgtactgtagtgtgtttgtgtgtgtactgtagtgtgtttgtgtgtgtactgtagtgtgtgtgtgtgtactgtagtgtgtgtgtgtgtactgtagtgtgtgtgtgtactgtagtgtgtgtatgtactgtagtgtgtgtttgtgtgtgtgtaacccAGGATTCATGGCTCTGCATCAGCATATCACAATACCTGATACCATTACTTATggcagcaaccatattaaaCATGGCGTGTTGTGCTATCGAATGGTGAATTATATATTGACCATTTCTTTTTGAGGTTTGCATGCTTATTTTACTTTTTTTGGTCTAGTAGGTTTTACCCCTTGGCACCATTTTGTACCTTGTTTAATCATTAATAAAGGTGTTTATTACGTAGCCATAGTACACCTGTATGGATgatttgttctttgtttatagTCATCCATAAATGGCAGCATGAAGGGTTAATCCATGTGTTTAGAGTAATGTTATGATCAGTAAATATCCTCCATTACCAGTAGCACTTCCCACTATAGTGGACATCACAGTAGCCCTACTGGTCAAATAACTAAAAAATCCATAACTTTGAAGTTGTATGAATCAGTTTGGTGTCCATTGTATTGTGTGTTAGTTCTCTATTATGATACATCTCCCACCTCCACTAGCTCATACCCCAGTTCTGAGGAGTAGGAGTACCCATGCTAGTCCAGTGACAGACAAGAAGACAGATGACACCAGGAGGTCATCAGACATCACTAGTCCTACCCTACtggatgatgatgatagtgatGAGATGGAGGAGGGCACTAATAATAGTAAGGTGGTCAAGAAGAACTTCTCTAAGGTGTGTGCTTACcctgtgattgtgtgtgtgtgtgcatgcgtatgtTTGAATATGTGACGATCTCAGCGAAATTCTACCTGACCTCAAATTTCGTTTTATTTTCTCAGCTTTATCTAGTGTCCAAATTATGGTTAGCAGTTTTGGAGTTATAGTACTAAACAGTATTAGGAAAAGCAAAGAAATCTaaatatacagtaactatacacTGCAGACATTTTAATTCGTTGCCATAACTTTTGTTTTGCGTTggtctacaaagttggaatttgttcaccatgaatttgcATATCAATCTAtcatgtgaccatctcagcaaaaacccgacttgttcgtacaatttcagttttttttttctcaGCATTACCTGCAGTGTCCAatgaatggatcaccaaagtttcggCTTATTGTgatgagtagttttggaattatagcgctagacagtaagaagagcaagataatcgatttatacagcgactatactgaaaataaactactggcacttacattcgcagccgTAACTTCCATTTGCggtagtctacaatgttgcaatttggcgtaaagtgttcaccatgaatcagcacatcagccaaggtatagtgttaaccctgtagtcacttgcgcatgtGGATATGAAGatggtttggtagaagaaatgatgacaatcttgtttacgtttaccgcatcgtaaacaaatgcacgtgacacgcataccatTAGAGCTAccgaaacgaaacaaagatttttgaactctccatgagcaggcaaataagatggtatatagttttaatcaatttgagtcttccttcttcgagtactggcccaataaaaacatgcatattttttctttgtagcatgcgtaattttacgaattattattttaatattttttttCTCAATaagcatgcttgtgcgaacaagtcaggtttttgctgagacagtcacttATAATTTTATCACTGTAGTCACATAGACATCACTTTTGTTTACATTTACCACATCATAAGGAAACACACATGGCATGCATACTGTTGGGgttactacaacaaaacaaatatattcaaactctccatgaacacACGAACAAGATGGTGCATagatttaattgatttgagactTGCTTCCCTTGAATAATGGCTCGATTAAAATTTGCTTGCTtatgtttttctttgtagcatgtgtagtTTCATCATTTGTTTTAAATTTTGTTATTCTCAAACACGTAGTTGTGAAAAATaagcaggtttttgctgagacggccACATACACTACCCCACTTTACGTGTGGCTGGTGGCCACCTTGTAGACAATGTTACAGAAGCTGTATCCATACAACATTTGATTAAAGAGTTCTTGTGAGAAGACCACAGTAAACCAATTACAATGTCCCCTTAGATTGTGAAATTAGCGAGCTACTGACTGAatcatacataataataatttattattatgttGTATGTAATGGAGTGTGTGGTATTCATAACAAAGCTTGTAAACAATGATACTGTTTTGTTCCATTACAGTCCAGACATAGTCGTCATAATGCTGTAAAAAGAAGATCCACTTCATCAATAACATCACCTCCAACTAGCCCCACCTTCTCTGTGTCCAGTGATGACCAACCACCAGCTAACACTTCATTACCAGTAGCAGAATTAGAGAATTTACGATGTGTGTCACAACACTCCAACTACACTAGTGTATCTAGTGCTGCTAGTATGGATGATCTTGTGATTGCTATATCATCACCTGATCATGTACCAACTGAAAATGGTGTATATTCTTCTGACCTCAGTGAGTTTCCATCTGTTGGAATACCTGCTGGTAGGAAATTACAAGAATCTTCATTAGTAGTGTCTACTAGTGATATCTGTCTGGAGAGTAGAGATTCACCAGTCAAGTCACCGGTCAAGTCACCAATAATAATGGTGGATGTGTTTGATGATGATGTGTTGTCAGGAACTGAAGACGGTTGTATGTCTCCCACAACAGAACTACATGCTACTAATGGTGCTGCTACACATGATTCCATAATAGCTATGCTAGTGA from Dysidea avara chromosome 2, odDysAvar1.4, whole genome shotgun sequence includes these protein-coding regions:
- the LOC136246404 gene encoding pleckstrin homology domain-containing family G member 1-like isoform X2; its protein translation is MPSLNNDGQFGSATGGEPFVCSYQKAIDENPLSPTTEQRRTKREHVIDEIISTELSYVKDLSQIIDGYQTPLVENMDSLGVTDGDILALFNNIEEIKDFNEFMLKSLQQCKDDIKQIAKCFITIWENAEGFKIYSDYCTKYPRAIEVWGKYAKHTAMTNFFKKCQQKLGHMLPLGAYLLKPVQRVLKYSLLLEKINDCLSTGEDGKEDIIAAVETMGKVGEQINEMKKKYEATVKLQEIQAQLDGWDGNDLTTYGDLVCQDTFRFLGGKPVNASIRLTTERHLFLFQRLLLMTKKKEDHFVCKQRINVEDLQVLGSIPRYPSCFQLRQISTTRVFTFQARTVSLKDDWVKVINRILVDSVDMDIPNRAKLLLFAGIPASDHHSLTPDMGKKKRHGTLDVASGKKVQKSSSFRRQNTPYDHHKARPLHVGRAESPDEAAFRSRAHTTATTTSHKSYLKSSSLLRHEKGHSKLPNVTRNDQTDAVTPSHTPVLRSRSTHASPVTDKKTDDTRRSSDITSPTLLDDDDSDEMEEGTNNSKVVKKNFSKSRHSRHNAVKRRSTSSITSPPTSPTFSVSSDDQPPANTSLPVAELENLRCVSQHSNYTSVSSAASMDDLVIAISSPDHVPTENGVYSSDLSEFPSVGIPAGRKLQESSLVVSTSDICLESRDSPVKSPVKSPIIMVDVFDDDVLSGTEDGCMSPTTELHATNGAATHDSIIAMLVKSSPNWRTHLKQQLRSLYQMLIYCHKRFSATYQQWG
- the LOC136246404 gene encoding pleckstrin homology domain-containing family G member 1-like isoform X1; this encodes MTDAEHPRGQMVFQSRLTSPKSDEQVGASEYNNGPVLAFKVYPKGWDDGDHVISREVRSPQADNDIDDIEESERLGESINLPPMLSPPPRYVPSQDFSQSMPSLNNDGQFGSATGGEPFVCSYQKAIDENPLSPTTEQRRTKREHVIDEIISTELSYVKDLSQIIDGYQTPLVENMDSLGVTDGDILALFNNIEEIKDFNEFMLKSLQQCKDDIKQIAKCFITIWENAEGFKIYSDYCTKYPRAIEVWGKYAKHTAMTNFFKKCQQKLGHMLPLGAYLLKPVQRVLKYSLLLEKINDCLSTGEDGKEDIIAAVETMGKVGEQINEMKKKYEATVKLQEIQAQLDGWDGNDLTTYGDLVCQDTFRFLGGKPVNASIRLTTERHLFLFQRLLLMTKKKEDHFVCKQRINVEDLQVLGSIPRYPSCFQLRQISTTRVFTFQARTVSLKDDWVKVINRILVDSVDMDIPNRAKLLLFAGIPASDHHSLTPDMGKKKRHGTLDVASGKKVQKSSSFRRQNTPYDHHKARPLHVGRAESPDEAAFRSRAHTTATTTSHKSYLKSSSLLRHEKGHSKLPNVTRNDQTDAVTPSHTPVLRSRSTHASPVTDKKTDDTRRSSDITSPTLLDDDDSDEMEEGTNNSKVVKKNFSKSRHSRHNAVKRRSTSSITSPPTSPTFSVSSDDQPPANTSLPVAELENLRCVSQHSNYTSVSSAASMDDLVIAISSPDHVPTENGVYSSDLSEFPSVGIPAGRKLQESSLVVSTSDICLESRDSPVKSPVKSPIIMVDVFDDDVLSGTEDGCMSPTTELHATNGAATHDSIIAMLVKSSPNWRTHLKQQLRSLYQMLIYCHKRFSATYQQWG